One Panicum virgatum strain AP13 chromosome 9K, P.virgatum_v5, whole genome shotgun sequence genomic region harbors:
- the LOC120652501 gene encoding guanine nucleotide exchange factor SPIKE 1-like isoform X5, with amino-acid sequence MEPAAAAAGEGQRFKRIPRQAWSGNLELDPLLNENLDQWPHLNELVQCYKADFVKDDGKYGRYESVAPPSFQNQIFEGPDTDIETELQLGNDRHSKPEDATEDDTPSTSGRQIYETEPSASSSKVHCSLSPLPAYEPAFDWENERSLIFGQRVPESLPAISNRFLHGLKITVKVLSLSFQAGLVEPFSGTICLYNRDRREKLSEDFYFHLLPTDMLDSQISLDRRGVFSLDAPSPSVCLLIQLEKAATEEGGVTPSVYSRKEPVHLTDKEKQKLQVWSRIMPYKESFAWAMIPLFEGNHAGGLGDAASPSSPLAPSISGSSSQDSIVDPISKLTLDGKLNHYSSGSSVIVEISNLNKVKESYIEDSLHDPKRKVHKPVKGVLRLEVEKLHDGHNDVDNVSEGGSMANDLKDGDLNNGRCSRSSFDGLRTSLNSSAAAQKYAHHNGKTSSADNGDNFQAFDFRTMTRSEPFSQLFHCLYVYPLTVSLSRKRNLFIRVELRKDDSDIRKPPLEAVHPRERNTMLQKWGHTQIAVGTRMASYHDEVKISLPALLTPQHHLVFTFFHVDLQMKLEAPKPVIVGYSVLPLSTHIQLLSDVSLPILRELVPHYLQESGKERMDYLEDGKTVFRLRLRLCSSLFPVNERIRDFFVEYDRHTLHTSPPWGSELLEAINSLKNVESTALLQFLQPILNMLLHLIGDGGETLQVAAFRAMVNILTRVQQESSDGAERNRFLINYVDFAFDDFGDRQAPVYPGLSTVWGSLARSKAKGYRVGPVYDDVLAMAWFFLELIVKSMGLEQSRLFYHNLPLGEDVPPLQLKEGVFRCIMQLFDCLLTEVHERCKKGLSLAKRLNSTLAFFCYDLLSIIEPRQVFELVSLYMDKFAGVCQSVLHDCKLTFLQIICDHDLFVEMPGRDPSDRNYLSSVLIQEIFLTLDHDDLSQRAKAARILVVLLCKHEFDARYQKSEDKLYIAQLYFPLIGQILDEMPVFYNLNAVEKREVLVVILQIIRNLDDATLIKAWQQSIARTRLFFKLLEECITHFEHNKTGDSMLLGASSRSPEVERPASPKYSERLSPSVNAYLSEASRHEIRGTPENGYMWNRVSPQLSSPNQPYSLREALAQAQSSRIGSTARALRESLHPVLRQKLELWEENLSTAVSLEVLGITDKFSVAAGTRSITTDYAKLDCITSILMGLLSRSQPLAFWKAFLPVVYNIFNLHGATLMARENDRFLKQIAFHLLRLAVFRNDSIRKRAVVGLQILVRNSFNYFKNTTRLRVMLTITLSELMSDVQVTQMKSDGSLEESGEARRLRKSLEEMADVRSKDLLKDCGLPVNALEAAPEGSSDNRWSWVEVKHLSKCLVQALDAGLEHALLGSVVTVDRYAAAEGFYKLAMAYAPVPDLHIMWLLHLCDAHQEMQSWAEAAQCAVGVAGVIMQALVGRNDAVWSKEHVSSLRKICPIVSADVCAEASAAEVEGYGASKLTVDSAVKYLQLANKLFAQAELYHFCASIQELIIPVYKSRRSYGQLAKCHTSLTNIYESILEQEASPIPFIDATYYRVGFYGERFGKLNKKEYVFRELRDVRLGDIMEKLSHIYEAKMDGNHTLHIIPDSRQVNADELQPGVCYLQITAVDPVREDEDLGSRRERIFSLSTGTVRARVFDRFLFDTPFTKNGKTQGGLEDQWKRRTVLQTEGSFPALVNRLLVTKSESLEFSPVENAIGMIETRTAALRNELEEPRSSEGDQLPRLQSLQRILQGSVAVQVNSGVLSVCTAFLSGEPATRLRSQELQQLIAALLEFMAVCKRAIRVHFRLIGEEDQEFHTQLVNGFQSLTAELSHYIPAILSEL; translated from the exons ATGGAgcccgcggcggctgcggctggagAAGGGCAGCGGTTCAAGCGGATTCCGCGGCAGGCGTGGTCGGGGAACCTGGAGCTGGATCCACTG ctcaatgAAAACTTAGATCAGTGGCCACATCTAAATGAACTGGTACAGTGCTACAAGGCTGATTTTGTGAAGGATGACGGCAAGTATGGACGATACGAGAGTGTTGCACCACCATCTTTCCAGAATCAAATTTTTGAGGGACCTGATACTGACATAGAAACAG AGTTGCAGCTTGGCAACGATAGGCATTCCAAGCCTGAGGATGCTACTGAAGATGATACGCCAAGCACCTCAGGGAGGCAAATATATGAAACCGAACCATCTGCTTCATCGTCAAAAGTG CACTGTAGTCTGTCACCACTGCCAGCATATGAGCCTGCATTTGATTGGGAGAATGAGAGATCTTTGATATTTGGCCAAAGGGTTCCAGAAAGTCTCCCTGCAATTAGCAACAGGTTTCTTCA TGGCTTGAAGATAACTGTGAAGGTACTATCTTTGTCATTCCAAGCTGGATTAGTTG AGCCTTTCAGTGGAACGATTTGCTTGTACAACAGAGATAGAAGGGAAAAACTGTCAGAAGACTTCTATTTTCACCTACTTCCAACAGATATGCTGGAT TCTCAGATTTCCTTGGATCGCCGAGGTGTTTTCTCATTGGATGCCCCTTCACCATCAGTCTGCCTTTTGATTCAATTAGAAAAGGCTGCTACTGAAGAAGGGGGAGTAACACCTTCTGTTTATTCTCGTAAAGAGCCt GTGCACTTAACtgacaaagagaagcaaaaactGCAAGTCTGGTCTCGAATCATGCCTTATAAAGAGTCATTTGCATGGGCTATGATCCCTCTGTTTGAAGGTAACCATGCTGGTGGTCTTGGTGATGCTGCTTCTCCTAGCAGTCCTTTAGCACCGAGTATATCAGGATCAAGTTCTCAAGATAGTATTGTGGACCCTATTTCAAAGCTTACTTTAGATGGAAAACTCAACCATTACTCAAGTGGAAGCTCAGTTATTGTAGAGATATCAAACTTAAACaaagtgaaggaaagctatataGAGGACTCCCTCCAT GATCCAAAACGGAAAGTACATAAACCGGTGAAAGGTGTATTGAGACTAGAAGTGGAAAAACTTCATGACGGCCACAATGATGTGGATAATGTTTCTGAAGGCGGAAGCATGGCCAATGATTTGAAAGATGGTGACCTCAATAATGGCAGATGCAGCAGGAGTAGCTTTGATGGGCTCCGCACTTCTTTGAATTCTAGTGCTGCTGCCCAGAAATATGCTCATCACAATGGTAAAACTTCTAGTGCTGATAACGGTGACAAT TTTCAGGCTTTTGACTTTCGGACGATGACCCGAAGTGAACCATTTTCACAACTTTTTCATTGCCTCTATGTGTACCCATTGACTGTTAGCTTGAGCCGCAAACGAAACCTATTTATAAGAGTGGAACTAAGAAAGGATGATTCTGATATCCGTAAGCCTCCATTGGAG GCTGTTCATCCAAGGGAGCGGAACACAATGTTACAGAAGTGGGGCCATACACAGATCGCCGTTGGAACAAGAATGGCTTCCTACCATGATGAAGTTAAAATCAGTCTGCCTGCTCTTTTGACACCCCAACACCATCTTGTGTTCACTTTTTTCCATGTAGATCTCCAAATGAAACTTGAGGCACCAAAACCA GTGATTGTTGGGTATTCAGTACTTCCGTTGTCGACACATATTCA GTTACTTTCGGATGTATCCTTGCCAATTTTGAGAGAGCTCGTCCCACATTACCTGCAGGAAAGTGGAAAG GAGAGAATGGACTACCTGGAGGATGGAAAAACTGTTTTCAGGTTGCGTTTAAGGCTCTGCTCGTCATTGTTTCCAGTTAATGAAAGGATAAGAGACTTTTTTGTTGAGTATGACCGTCATACTCTACATACAAGCCCCCCTTGGGGTTCTGAGCTTCTCGAG GCCATAAATAGTTTGAAGAACGTCGAATCTACGGCATTGTTACAATTTCTGCAACCGATACTTAATATGTTGCTCCATCTTATTGGTGATGGCGGTGAGACCCTTCAG GTTGCTGCATTTCGAGCCATGGTTAACATTTTAACCCG GGTGCAGCAGGAGTCATCAGACGGGGCTGAGAGAAATAGGTTTCTTATTAACTATGTTGATTTTGCTTTCGATGACTTTGGTGATCGGCAAGCACCTGTGTATCCTGGTCTATCTACTGTTTGGGGAAGTCTTGCTCGGAGTAAG GCTAAAGGTTATAGAGTTGGTCCTGTATATGATGATGTATTGGCAATGGCTTGGTTTTTTCTGGAGCTTATTGTAAAGTCAATGGGCTTGGAACAAAGTCGTCTCTTCTACCACAACCTTCCATTAG GTGAAGATGTTCCACCTCTACAATTGAAAGAAGGTGTTTTCAGGTGCATCATGCAACTTTTTGATTGCCTTCTAACCGAGGTTCATGAGCGCTGTAAAAAAGGTTTAAGCTTGGCAAAGCGCTTGAACAGCACGCTTGCTTTCTTTTGCTACGATCTTTTATCAATTATTGAGCCTCGCCAAGTTTTTGAGCTG GTTTCGTTGTATATGGACAAGTTTGCCGGAGTTTGTCAGTCAGTCCTCCATGACTGCAAATTGACATTCCTGCAGATAATATGTGACCATGATCTATTTGTTGAGATGCCTGGGCGGGACCCCTCTGATAG AAACTATCTGTCGTCAGTTCTTATTCAAGAGATCTTTCTCACCTTGGACCATGATGATTTGTCTCAACGAGCAAAG GCTGCTCGAATTTTAGTAGTCCTTTTATGCAAGCATGAATTTGATGCACGTTATCAAAAAAGTGAAGACAAGCTGTACATTGCTCAGTTGTATTTTCCTCTTATAGGGCAG atccttgatgagatgcCTGTTTTCTATAATCTGAATGCTGTTGAAAAGCGTGAGGTGCTAGTTGTCATTTTGCAAATCATAAGGAACTTGGATGATGCAACTCTTATCAAAGCATGGCAACAGAGCATTGCTAGAACCAGATTGTTCTTCAAACTTCTTGAAGAGTGTATAACCCATTTTGAG CACAACAAAACCGGAGACAGCATGCTACTTGGTGCTAGTTCTCGGAGCCCTGAAGTTGAGCGTCCTGCGTCCCCAAAGTACTCGGAGCGATTATCCCCATCAGTTAATGCATATTTGTCAGAGGCATCAAGGCATGAAATAAGG GGAACACCAGAAAATGGATACATGTGGAATAGGGTTAGCCCTCAGCTAAGTTCTCCAAATCAACCGTATTCATTGAGGGAAGCACTTGCTCAAGCGCAATCTTCAAGAATTGGGTCAACGGCCAGGGCATTGAGAGAGTCTCTACATCCAGTACTACGACAAAAGTTG GAACTTTGGGAAGAAAATCTCAGCACTGCTGTGAGCCTGGAAGTGTTGGGAATAACTGATAAGTTTTCAGTTGCTGCGGGCACTCGTAGCATCACTACTGATTATGCTAAGCTAGATTGTATAACATCAATCTTAATGGGTCTTTTATCTAGGAGCCAGCCCTTGGCCTTTTGGAAAGCTTTCCTTCCTGTGGTCTATAATATATTTAATCTCCATGGTGCAACACTTATGGCAAGGGAGAATGACCGCTTCTTGAAGCAGATTGCTTTTCATCTTTTGCGGCTTGCTGTTTTCCGAAATGATTCAATTAGAAAAAGGGCTGTTGTTGGGCTGCAGATTCTTGTTAGG AACTCATTCAACTATTTCAAgaacactacaaggctgaggGTCATGTTGACAATTACTTTGTCAGAATTGATGTCTGATGTGCAAGTAACTCAGATGAAATCCGATGGTTCTCTTGAAGAAAGTGGTGAAGCTCGTCGCCTTAGGAAATCACTGGAGGAAATGGCTGATGTGAGAAGCAAGGATCTGTTAAAAGATTGCGGCCTCCCTGTTAATGCGTTGGAGGCTGCTCCTGAAGGTTCATCTGATAATAGGTGGTCCTGGGTAGAGGTGAAGCATCTGTCTAAATGTCTAGTCCAGGCCCTTGATGCTGGTCTGGAGCATGCCCTCTTG GGTTCTGTAGTAACTGTGGACAGGTATGCGGCCGCTGAGGGTTTCTATAAGCTAGCTATGGCCTATGCACCTGTTCCAGATCTTCACATTATGTGGTTGCTGCACCTGTGTGATGCACACCAGGAGATGCAATCATGGGCTGAAGCAGCACAATGTGCAGTTGGTGTAGCTGGTGTGATCATGCAG GCACTTGTTGGAAGGAATGATGCTGTGTGGAGCAAGGAGCATGTTTCTTCGCTGCGTAAGATTTGCCCTATAGTGAGTGCTGACGTTTGTGCAGAAGCCTCTGCAGCTGAAGTTGAGGGATATGGTGCATCCAAACTAACAGTGGATTCAGCTGTCAAGTATCTTCAACTTGCCAACAAACTCTTTGCACAAGCTGAACTCTACCATTTTTGTGCAAGCATCCAGGAACTCATCATTCCTGTGTATAAAAGCAGAAGGTCTTATGGACAGCTGGCCAAATGCCATACATCACTCACAAACATCTATGAGTCAATTCTTGAACAGGAAGCCAGTCCTATACCATTTATTGATGCCACATACTACCGAGTTGGTTTCTATGGTGAGCGTTTTGGCAAGCTCAATAAAAAGGAGTATGTGTTTAGAGAGCTGCGGGATGTACGTCTTGGTGACATTATGGAGAAGCTTAGCCATATATATGAGGCTAAAATGGATGGCAATCACACCTTACACATCATTCCAGACTCGAGACAAGTCAATGCTGATGAATTGCAACCTGGTGTCTGCTATTTACAGATCACTGCTGTTGATCCTGTGAGGGAGGATGAGGACTTGGGTAGCAGGAGGGAAAGGATCTTTTCTTTATCTACTGGTACTGTACGTGCACGTGTGTTTGACCGTTTTCTTTTTGACACACCATTCACAAAGAATGGAAAAACACAAGGTGGCTTAGAAGACCAATGGAAGAGACGCACAGTGCTTCAGACTGAGGGTTCATTTCCTGCTTTGGTGAACCGCCTGCTAGTTACCAAATCTGAATCTCTAGAGTTCTCTCCTGTTGAGAATGCGATTGGAATGATCGAAACAAGAACAGCTGCATTGAGAAATGAACTAGAAGAACCACGGAGTTCTGAAGGCGATCAACTACCAAGGCTTCAAAGCTTGCAAAGGATACTCCAAGGAAGTGTGGCTGTTCAG GTCAACAGTGGAGTGTTAAGTGTGTGCACTGCATTCTTATCCGGTGAGCCTGCGACCAGGCTCCGATCACAAGAACTGCAGCAGCTCATCGCTGCATTGCTTGAATTCATGGCTGTCTGCAAGCGCGCAATCAGAGTGCATTTCAGATTGATAGGCGAAGAAGACCAGGAATTCCACACCCAACTCGTCAATGGATTCCAGTCACTCACTGCTGAGCTGTCTCACTATATCCCTGCTATACTTTCAGAGCTATGA